One genomic segment of Hordeum vulgare subsp. vulgare chromosome 2H, MorexV3_pseudomolecules_assembly, whole genome shotgun sequence includes these proteins:
- the LOC123425701 gene encoding protein FAR1-RELATED SEQUENCE 5-like — protein sequence MENVPFNKRSLNYLCKRMNWEIAEDDIRKTVELLSELKKKDPMFADSVLVDSDSKIQALMWTNGRSRYQYSTFGDAITFDTTYRTNQYDMPFGLFVGVNHHFQSIILGGVLMRNEKEETFDRVFKEFVSLMGGKATLTILTYQCRSMELPIANVLPGTKHRWCKWHVLRRAKETLGPAYTMNKELRDELHKILEYMPTVKEFEAAWQTLVQKYNLQEHPMMNQLYELRKKWAKPYFAGVFCARMTSTQRSESTNHMLKNFVPPGASMHMFIKHYQKLQFDRDAEENFAEKKSRLVSPVLKSGLPLERHAGKVYTPALFKLFQEACFKSASYYVENILAVNDTYCVTHLYADQREAWSKTSYNVKVQQPDNYLQCECGMYEHMGLLCCHAIRVMAQLRFTKIPERHIMRRWTKEACEDLPEYLKIYKGRSPILGSTTFRHTALYTTALDIVRMGDSNPEAFEFAMSKLSDAMVGLKEKANGSDDKGLEDILDKEKIDMQQNINGKTVLKNSMIVESRKRDRGRPTNARCRPCRPGYEDAHLMYVA from the exons ATGGAGAACGTACCATTCAACAAGAGATCTTTGAACTACTTGTGCAAGAGGATGAACTGGGAGATTGCAGAAGATGACATCAGGAAAACAGTGGAGCTCCTATCTGAACTTAAGAAAAAAGATCCAATGTTTGCAGACAGCGTTCTAGTCGACAGTGACAGCAAGATTCAGGCACTTATGTGGACCAATGGAAGGAGCAGATACCAATATTCGACCTTTGGagatgcgatcacctttgacacaACATATCGTACAAATCAGTACGATATGCCATTCGGTCTGTTTGTGGGTGTGAACCACCATTTCCAAAGCATTATACTAGGTGGTGTTCTGATGAGGAACGAGAAGGAGGAAACTTTCGACAGGGTGTTCAAGGAGTTTGTGTCATTGATGGGAGGCAAAGCAACTCTTACTATACTAACAT ACCAATGTCGTTCAATGGAATTGCCTATCGCTAATGTGTTGCCCGGAACAAAACACCGGTGGTGCAAATGGCACGTCCTGCGTCGCGCGAAGGAGACACTTGGACCAGCATACACAATGAACAAAGAACTGAGGGATGAATTACAcaagattttggaatatatgCCAACTGTCAAAGAGTTCGAAGCAGCCTGGCAAACGTTAGTGCAGAAGTACAATCTTCAGGAACACCCAATGATGAACCAGTTATACGAACTCAGAAAAAAATGGGCAAAACCATATTTTGCAGGTGTGTTCTGCGCAAGGATGACGAGCACGCAAAGGTCAGAGAGCACCAACCATATGCTGAAGAATTTTGTACCTCCTGGAGCCTCAATGCACATGTTCATCAAACATTACCAGAAACTCCAGTTTGACCGTGATGCGGAAGAGAATTTTGCTGAGAAGAAGAGTCGCTTG GTCAGCCCAGTGCTAAAATCAGGATTGCCTTTGGAAAGACATGCTGGGAAGGTTTATACACCGGCGTTGTTCAAGCTCTTCCAAGAAGCATGCTTTAAATCTGCATCCTACTACGTCGAGAACATATTGGCTGTGAACGATACATATTGTGTGACACACCTTTATGCTGACCAGAGAGAAGCTTGGTCCAAGACCTCCTACAATGTGAAAGTGCAACAACCTGACAACTATCTACAATGCGAGTGTGGCATGTACGAACACATGGGTTTGCTCTGCTGCCATGCGATCAGG GTCATGGCACAGCTGAGATTCACGAAGATACCAGAGAGGCACATCATGAGGAGGTGGACTAAAGAAGCATGCGAAGATCTGCCAGAGTACTTGAAAATATACAAAGGACGCAGCCCCATTCTTGGGTCAACCACATTCAGGCACACAGCTCTTTATACAACAGCACTAGACATTGTGCGAATGGGTGACAGCAACCCAGAGGCTTTTGAGTTTGCAATGTCAAAATTATCTGATGCAATGGTTGGTTTAAAAGAGAAAGCAAATGGGTCAGACGACAAAGGTTTGGAGGACATCCTAGACAAAGAAAAAATTGATATGCAGCAGAATATCAACGGAAAAACTGTGCTGAAAAATTCCATGATAGTAGAGTCTCGCAAGAGAGATCGTGGCAGACCGACGAATGCAAGATGTAGACCATGTAGACCTGGATATGAA GACGCGCACTTAATGTATGTTGCGTGA